In the Balaenoptera musculus isolate JJ_BM4_2016_0621 chromosome 2, mBalMus1.pri.v3, whole genome shotgun sequence genome, TGACTTCTGTGTGTTGTCGGCAGTTGAAATGGTTCCAGAGCACGGGGCTGGGATTCGGGATCCAGGTTCTCCAGGGCCATGCCCCCAGCAATGATGGAAGCTTGGACGTGCCTTTAGATGTGCAAGAATCCTCTCCCAAGTCTGAAACATGAAGGGTTGGAAGAGGTTTCTGGGCCATTTGGTTGTTGAAGTTTCTGTGCTAGCTTCTCTTGAGGCTGCATGTAGTACTTGGGGTCAGGGGCTCGAGCCTGGGAAGCTTCCCCCTGCAACATCGTCCTCTCTATGGTGGGTGACCGTCCCACCCACCAAATGAGCATgctctcccccaccttccccacccAAACCTCCTGCACTAACCTCTCTTGCATGACCTagtgtctggcatacagtaggcgcTCAGAACAATTTTATCGAGTGATGGGTTTTGCTTACTGTTGGAAGGTGCTCTTGCCCTTTCTTTCATGCTCATGAATTTCTGAGGCCCCCAGTGTTGACTGTTAGCTGGTGGTAGGCGTCACAGTCATGCTAAGTCACTAGACCCCTCTTCTGTGGTTGATGCCTAAAATTTCTATTCATGAAAGTTGCATCCATTagattaaaacttttaaatgttgttaatgctttaaatatttttttaattaaaaaaatttatttttactagttttaatttaaaaaaaatttttgaagtatagttgatttacaatgctgcattcatttcaggtgtacagcaaagtgatttgttAATGCTTTTTTGCAGGGGACTTGCCCCTCAGAATAAGCCAGAACTGCAGAAAgtgatggaaaagagaaaacGAGATCAAGTaataaagcagaaggaagaggaagcacaaaagaagaaatctgaCTTGGAAATAGAACTATTAAAACGGCAGCAGAAGTTGGAGCAGGTAGGGGTGATTGGGGTgaaaggtgttttttttgttgttgttgttgattaaGGGGTACAATATATTGATTTGGTACATTTGtattgcaatatgattgccaTCGTAGTGCTAACTCACGCCTCTGTCGCAtcatataattatcatttcttctagTGGTGGGGACAGTTaagttctagtctcttagcaactttcatgtTTATAATCATTTTGTTGTCGATAATCCCCTTACTGTATATTAGGTCTCCAGGACTTAACTTCTCTGCTAGTTGCGAGTATGTACCCTTAAATAGCATCTTTCCCATTCCCCTAGCTAGTCACCATTTTACCCTCTGCTTTTACGGTTTtactgtttttagattccacatgtgagagagatcatacagtacttgtctttctctgacttatcttGTCCTGAGAAATAAAGGGTGCTGGAACAAGCAGAATTTCCCAGACACGTCAGATGTAAATGTTTTTATACCATGAAAGGAAAAGCTGAGACAGGTGTCTGCAGATGGACTAAAATACACTCAAGATAAAGGGAAGGATTCTGTTGAGGACCTAGAAGGGATTCCGGAGGCAAAGCCCAAACCAGGGAATATCACAGAATTCACAGCCCAGTGCTGGGAGCTCAAGCACTTGAGTGAAGTTCAGCTTCACTTAAAACTGTGGAGCAAGTGCGTGTTGCCCTCGGCTCCTGTTTTAAGTCTTGGCCTTAATCTTTAGGCTCTCGTCACCCCTCAGTATTTCAGCAACAACGAGTCAGCTGCTGCTTCTGCGCAGAATTCTTACCCCAGGACCTAGATCCAGCCACATATGTCAAAATATAAATCTATTTCAAGTGGAGACCAGGAGAAACTTCCTTCCATTGGGAAATGAAGTCGTTAGGGACTTTGGAAAGAGGAACAGTGTTTTTGGAAAGCCTCTCCGtttgtaaataattattttcctgtttctgaatTCTGTTTAGCTTGAACTTGAGAAGCAGAAATTGCAGGAAGAGCAAGAAAATGCCCCAGAGTTTGTGAAGGTTAAAGGCAATCTCAGAAGAACAGGCCAAGAAGTGGCTCAAGCCCAGGAGTCGTAGGTCCGGGCTGCAGAGACCGCGCACCCAGCCCAGCGCACACAAAAAGTGTGTGCAGGGGTCTCCCCAGTACTTAACCTCAGGGCCAAAGCCCCTGGAGAGAATCCCAGCCAGCAGAGAACTGTTACTTTGAAAagagtttggttttggttttcctaCCATCCGGGTGGATCAGTTACCTGTGACTGTTGCAGTTCCTATTCGCCAAACGAAGGACGTTGCCCAGCACTTAAGTTGGGATAATGGACCTGTgttcaaagacttaaaaaataacaacaacaagaaaaaaaggaagaggacacTGGCATAAATTCCTGAGAGTTGCACTACTTGGTTTTTCTTTCAAGCCAAGTTTAGTGGGGCACagagccttttttcttttaaaatgtaaagaaaatgtgtttcgTTCTTCCTTTAGTTACCCATTCAATAATGTAGATCGTGCAGAAATGCGTTTGATCTATTATATCCACTGTTTGTACATtctgttttcttgtctgatttACACTTTCACCCACGTTAGGCTTAACGCCAGAGAATGTTAGTATTCATGTGGAACGCAGTTCTTACCTTTGTTGGCATTAAGATTCAGAAATAGAGtgaggagttttaaaaatatgggagCAAAGAAATACATAAACAAGACTACGTAAGCGTCTGTCTTGATCTTATTTTCATTCCTGTTGCTTCCCTGATGCTTCACGGTGACCTACTTCAGGGAAGGTCCATCATGTAAATCCATGTATTGCTTTGATAACTGTtaggggttttgttttcttttattttgttgttaagtTTCTTGCTCAGCGAGGCCTTTTATGTGAAATAACCTCCCAGTCCTTTGAGGAATAAAAACTAGTCCGTATAACCCAACTTCAGTGTCAAAAAGTAGAGGGTCCAAATcttttggtttctcctgagagcGGTATGGGGAAAGCTCCCATgtggagctgtgaaggaagagtTCTTTGGGTATTTTAATGTGAGTCAAATGTGGATTGGTTTCAAGGAGGCCCATTTGGAAGATATATAGCATTTatacatttctaatattatttgaATCCAAGCTTTGAAATTTTCTGGTTAATGATCACCTAGCTCTTTGCCCTTTTTTCTCGTGAAGAAAGGCTATCTCGCCACTACCTTAGTGATGGCGATGCGTTGGTAAGGATGATGTGTTGTGACTACTGTTGATCTCTCAGGAACAGCTGAGGGGAAGGGGACGCTGCCCGGTTTGTGCTCTCCAGCTGGCATGCTATACTCCACACGAACCCTGAGTTACCAACTACAGCCAGATTCTTCACGCGAAATCCCTTTTCTACTGCCGGGATGGGCAGGGCAACATTCTACTTGGGGTGGTCTAGAAGAATTTGTGTGGATTCAGTATGTTCTTTGTAGAAACGATTCAGCCGGTCATTCCTACATTGAAGGCTCGTCTCATAATTTCTTTCAAGAGTCATAGGAAGCTGGATCCCGAGCTTTTGAATCCTTAATAAGCCTAAGTAGAAATTAGCGTTCTATGGGAATTCTGTAGTTTTTTCATGGTTGGTGATTAGGATCCTGTTCATCCCTAATGTGGACAGGACAAAAGCAAATGCATAGATAATACACTGCTAGTCATAGAACATGTCGATTACACCTGAAATGGATGATTTCTCTCATCAGCAAgtattatttgaataaattatgagGTGCTTAAGGTACAATGTTGCTCTATCATAATTTACTTTTGAAGGATGGAATGGTaactatttttttccatccttcttccttttcagagAGGAAAGAGCATTAACCAATCATCTTGAAAGTACGTTTCTGATTGTACGTTGACTAGAGTTCTGCCCCTGTGTATACGGACTAGTGAtgcaatttgtaaaatgaagattcaGGAGTAACTCATAGCCTTTAATCCACCCGGATAGGTAAGATCTCTAGATTCTGTATCCTTGAAACAATTCTGCCACTTGAGAAAATTCTCAAGGGCCCTAACAGGCTCCTTTAGAAAGACCAATTCTGTTCCTAGAATTTACCTAGAATGCATTCttcactgggaaaaaataaattccaagagCGTTTCCCTCCCAATCTCACTCACAAATCTGCAAAATTATTAGTGGTTAGTAGTCCAAAGTTTGGCCAAAAGAAGACTTGTAAATAGTGTCAAGTGATGTCTCCTCACTAAACAGTGGAATGTACAGATAGAAAAGCTCTTTGAAATTGCCAGATCAGCTCAGCCTATAAGCCTGAGTTTAAAAAGGCGTCATTCTCCCTCCACACTTTAACACTGTACAGTCCAAACCCCTAGGACTCATGGACATCCAAGCAGTTTTGTGCTTTGAGCcaatttttgagaaaaatggcTCCATTTTTCCACTCTGCGGTTTTCTTAAAATAGCTCAATGTTTTCTAGTCTCCGAGTAGTGTTGCTTTCTAAGCTATCACAGTTGACTTTATTCTTCTACTCTGAAAAATTTTGACTTGTTTgagtgtatataatatatataaagggaGCCTTAATGgatttgttttcataatttaatattttttgtatttgctcttgtataattgtttttaatggaAAGTATTACAGAATTGAGGGTGGAATTCTTAGAACCAAAGTTATTCTTAATAAAAATCACCACACGCTTGGACCATGCATCTGTGTTTGTCTGATGTGTTTAAGACAGATGTCTGGAACTGATGGGGGGTGGGTGCTGTGTTCGATTCAAGGATTAGAAGGTGGTTCGAGGGTTTCCCTCTGATGGCCTTCCCCCCAAATCAGTTATGTCCTCTTGCCTTGTGTCAGTCAAGGCTGGCGATTTATTCTGTCAAGCAAATTCATGCTAAGATATTATGCTACACCTTGCTTAGAATATATGGTATTTTAGCAGCAGCTGTCCGTTCTTCAGATCAAAGTATTCTGAATTTTAGGTAGCTTGGTAGGACAGTGGGAGATATATTTTGGGAAGGGCCGTTTTTTAGTCCTTGCGAGCACATATAACATGTCATAAGTATGACCAtgaaattattttgcttattcaGCTAAATTAATTTCATCCTCTAAGAAGTCATTTTGGGAAGCTGTACACATGACTGCATTATACTGTTGGTTGAAATAGCTCGGAGAGTGAAGTTTCTATACTTTGTCCTTATTTTCCACCCCCAAATTACTCCTCAGCTTAGTCACCCAACTCCTAATGTCTTTGGactcttttgaaaaattaaatctaCTCAGAGCAGTGAAGATTTGCTATGTCTAGGGTTATACCATGAACTCCAAAGGCCGTTGAAGAAGGTGGGctccaaaaataatttgaagagtGGCTACATCCTTGGAATAACAAGGCAATTTTCCAAGGTGACAGTTTTGAGGCTGTCAGTCCATTTCACTGGACCACTGTATGTTCCCTACAATAGTAGTCATAGACTTGAAAGAAGACAGAGGTCAATTAATATGTTTGGTAAGACTTAAAATGCTACAGTACAGCTAAAAGAAGTATTAGAATACTACTTCCAGGCTTACATTTACTAGTATAATGAAAAATGAAGTGTTTTATTCTAAGGTTTTAGggtaaataaaatctttatgagCTAGCCTCACAGTCTCACAattataatttctactttttttttccatgtgagaAAATACAGTCTGATTATCAATTGGGGATGTTTTGGAACATCTTCCCACTTGCCCTTAGATTTCCCAGCAAGATGGTAATGCCAACCAGAGTCTGGTATGCCTTATCAATATCTTATATAATTAGTAGGATCATACTGAGAATTTTTTCTACTAAGAATCATCAAGTGGTGAATTCTTTGAGACATTTGGCTCTGTATTGTCTTGAACATACTGTTGGGTCCttttacatttgttatttctatGCTCATGCCTCCTTTTCTACTTGGTTATTATGTGTGACCACTGCTGATGATTACTCTTCTGTGCTATGGTTTCCAGTGTGAACCAACAAACCCAATTGTCTATCAGCTGgcaaatagataagcaaaatgtggtatatccatgcagtggaatatcattcagccatgaaaaggaacataGTACTTATACATGCTTCAATATGAACAaacctcagaaacattatgctaagtgaaaagaggcagacacaaaagacacATAGTGTACAGTTACATCCATATGCAATGTCCAGAGGAGATAGAACTACAGGGACAGAAAGTGGaatagtggttgcctagggctgggggtgggtatGTTGAATGACTGCAaatgggtatgaggtttcttttgggggtgatagaaatgatttaaaataaaattgtggtgATAGTCATACAACTCTTTAAATATACTAGTAATCATATAAACATAAATCTACTAATACCTTAAAATGGGTAACTTTTATGGGATGTGAGTTATACCTCagtcaagcttttaaaaatgcacatatccTTTGAATGCACAATTAGATTTCTAGGAATTTGGCCTTCAGAAGTATTTATCTGCACGAAGATTGTTGTTCAAAGATATTGCAGCATTTCTCATAATTTCTCAACCCAACTATATTTTAGTAGTTCACTAGATTGAGTATAACACATCTGTATTCCTTATTATGGACTATAAtgcatatcttttaaaataataaggtattattattttattttacagaaatatgACTTTGAAGCTATACTATTATATAAAAAAGCAAGCTACAGGGCAATACATGTAATATAATCCCATttacatgaaaaaattaaaagtgtatCCATACATCTATATAAATGCTTATGGATAAGACTGGACGTTTACCTATCATGTAAACAGTGGTCACttctggggaagggaaaggaatcGGGGTCAGAAATAAAGGGGGAGATTCCTAGtttaatttgtgtatttttatatttttaataattttacacaATTGAAATGTGTTCTTGACCTACCAGTGTTTAAAAGGGcataagaagcaaagaaaaagcttgggaaaaaaatgtgtgcttcATACAAAATcatctcttaaaaattaaatgatattcaTGTCATAATTATTTATGTGTTGAGCGCGTGTATGGTGAAAAATTACAACAGAATGATTTCAacatttccaaaaagcaaagtaGAAGTGAATCcgttttaagaaactgtcaagaATCCAATTATTTTAAGTACACAGACCTGTAATTGAAGCAGAGTCAAAGGAAAAGAGGAGCcagggaaggaataaagagaagCGTAGACTCCAGAATGGCAGTGAGGAACGTATCAATTCTTTGTCGACCCCACAGTGATGAACCAGAGACCTAAGCTGGGGCTCCTTGTAAGAGATCCAGCTGTAGGCTTTACCATGAAAACAACTCTGCCCTTTAAATGTTTCCTCTGCTACTGGAATTTAAGGTAGTGTGGCTACAATATTGGTTTTTCCTACTGTTGTTTTTGTTGGCTGAGGTCAAGGGGACTGGGAACGTGGGGACATGCAGCTCGGTAATGAATTACTGGTACCCTGTGCACACAGTGCCTTGGGGGAGCTTTAGGTTGGCCTATCACAGTCTTCTTGGGATGTATTCTCTCTTGGACGATAGTGAAACTTCTGTCTACCTTCTCCCTTGCTTCCAGGTGGAGCCTTCATCCTATTACTAagaatacttttatttctctttctgcttcttctgGATGAAGGAGGGTTAAGATTAAAGCTtagactcagccataaaaaaagaatgaaatcgtgccatttgcagcaacatggatggacctagatattttcatactaagtgaagtaagtcagagaaagacaaatattatataatacatgtagaatctaaaaattagtacaaatgaatctatacacAAAACAAACAgtctcacagatgtagaaaacaaacttctggttacagaagtagaagggggagagggataaactgggacatgggattaacagatgcacagtatcatatataaaacagataaacgaCAAGGATCTATtatttagcacagggaactatattcaatatcttgcaataaactataatggaaaagtatagaaaaaaagatatagatatatacatacatacatgtaaccgaatcactttgctgtgcatctgaaactaacacaatattgtacatcaactatacttcagtaaaaataaataagtaaaattttaaaaaatgatttaagctagccaaaaaaaaaaaaagattttggctAGCCAAAAGAGGAGCTAGCCAAGAACTGGAGAAATGCTGACCTTTTACAAAGGGCTAATAGGCGCTGGGATGGAGGCTGGCTTAGAAATAGAATTTACGTCAGAGAATATAGGTGGCAGCGTCAATTGTCCTGACTTCACTGTTGAAGTGGGAGGTGCGATCATATGGGTACCACCTTGGTCATTTGCCCACAGTTATTTACTCATTCAAGAGGTTTCAGGAAACCATCACACCTGTGTCAGCCAGGTACCAGCGAAGAGGGGGCAACACGACCAAATCATCTGCTGCAAACCAGGGGGGCAAAATCTTACACGATGAACTGAGAACCAGAGTCGGGTTCATGGATAACCTCTTTAGGGCTAGTAGCCAACCTAGGGCCTTCATGAGGAGAAAATGCACTGTGTAAACTCAAATGAGTGAAGGCGATGTTCTGGTCAAAACTTGTGAATTGGCTGTAATTTGATAAGCTGGTTGtccccatttctctttccttccttagtGATTTCAATGTTTCTCAAAGATGAACAGCCAGGTCAGTCAGCTGAAAGTACTTAACTGAAGATGTTTACAAGATATCTTGCTAGAAGCTGGTTCCAGCCCTTGGGGTGTTTGTCATCTTGTTCAGAGATAAGACGTTGCGTAGGATGTAACAAATAATAACAagcattaaattaaataaaacgcCACAAGAACTCCAAGAAGATAAGACCTATAGGagcaaattaagaaaagaaaggaaatacactAAATCATGTGGCTTTACTGCTACGTAGATGCTCTCATAAATG is a window encoding:
- the FAM107B gene encoding protein FAM107B isoform X2 translates to MAEPDYIDDDNPELIRPQKLVNPVKTSRNHQDLHRELLMNQKRGLAPQNKPELQKVMEKRKRDQVIKQKEEEAQKKKSDLEIELLKRQQKLEQLELEKQKLQEEQENAPEFVKVKGNLRRTGQEVAQAQES